A stretch of the Bacteroidota bacterium genome encodes the following:
- a CDS encoding NAD-dependent epimerase/dehydratase family protein, whose translation MNKILVTGGAGNVGSALIEKLVLNTNNYIVIVDDLSTGFLSKLPKEVNGRWEFIKADVNNYSDISSIMNSHKFDYVFHFAAVVGVIRTQENPIKVLNDIDGIRNVLNLSKNTSVKRVFFSSSSEVYGEPVVLPQHEHTTPLNSRVPYAVVKNVGESFCKSYYQEYKLNYTIFRFFNTYGPNQSTDFVVARFLAAALKNQDITIYGDGLQTRTFTYVDDTVDTCLNCFYHDKQVNDVINIGNDKLCTVLELAQLIIKMTKSKSKIIHLPPLKEGDMTRRQPDNSKMIEILGRPLVSLEDGISKMIASKHFLSSIGL comes from the coding sequence ATGAACAAAATTTTAGTAACTGGAGGTGCCGGAAACGTTGGAAGCGCCTTAATAGAAAAATTAGTTTTAAACACAAACAATTACATAGTTATTGTTGATGATCTTTCCACCGGTTTTTTATCAAAATTACCTAAGGAAGTCAATGGCAGATGGGAGTTTATTAAGGCTGATGTGAACAATTATTCGGATATATCGTCTATCATGAACTCTCATAAATTTGATTATGTGTTCCATTTTGCTGCTGTTGTTGGTGTTATTCGGACTCAAGAAAATCCAATTAAGGTATTAAATGATATTGACGGGATTCGTAATGTTTTAAATCTTTCTAAGAATACTTCCGTTAAGAGAGTGTTTTTCTCTTCGTCTTCTGAAGTGTATGGTGAGCCGGTTGTTTTGCCACAGCATGAACATACCACTCCTTTAAACTCACGTGTTCCGTATGCTGTAGTAAAAAATGTTGGAGAATCGTTTTGTAAGAGTTATTACCAAGAGTATAAATTGAATTACACCATTTTCAGATTTTTTAATACATATGGTCCAAATCAAAGTACAGACTTTGTTGTTGCACGATTTTTAGCAGCCGCATTAAAAAATCAAGATATCACTATTTATGGCGATGGATTGCAAACCCGCACATTCACCTATGTTGATGATACAGTTGATACCTGCTTAAATTGCTTTTATCATGATAAGCAAGTGAACGATGTTATTAATATTGGCAATGATAAACTTTGTACAGTATTAGAATTGGCTCAACTTATTATTAAAATGACAAAGTCGAAATCTAAGATTATTCACTTGCCTCCTTTGAAAGAAGGGGATATGACCAGAAGACAACCTGATAATTCAAAAATGATAGAAATACTAGGACGCCCATTGGTTAGTCTTGAAGATGGCATCTCAAAAATGATTGCATCAAAACACTTTTTATCTTCAATCGGATTATAA
- a CDS encoding DUF4956 domain-containing protein, whose translation MNEIKAFLADNLSGFSPKAIPGFIFSFLVCALLSFLLGRLYVKYGNSLSNRKSFSRNFIVLAITTMFIISVVKSSLALSLGLVGALSIVRFRSAIKEPEELTYLFLTIAIGLGCGAGLTILTLIAFIGFVIVIWFNNRFQKETENQSLYLTVNSNNPASVDLSKIVAELKKTCSSIKLKRSDENTNAVEASFYVEFDDIEQLEKTKQALKSIHPSVSVTFMDNTRDF comes from the coding sequence ATGAATGAAATAAAAGCATTTTTAGCAGATAATCTATCCGGATTTTCACCCAAGGCCATTCCCGGTTTTATTTTCAGTTTTTTAGTTTGTGCCTTATTATCCTTTTTGTTAGGAAGATTATACGTTAAGTATGGAAATTCACTGTCGAATAGGAAATCATTTTCCCGAAATTTTATTGTTTTAGCGATTACAACCATGTTTATTATATCGGTTGTAAAGTCGTCCTTGGCTTTGTCACTCGGTTTGGTGGGTGCCCTTTCAATTGTTCGTTTCCGTTCAGCTATAAAAGAACCTGAAGAGTTAACCTATTTGTTTTTAACAATTGCTATTGGGTTAGGTTGTGGTGCCGGTTTGACCATATTAACGTTAATTGCGTTTATTGGTTTTGTTATCGTTATCTGGTTTAATAACCGCTTTCAAAAGGAAACTGAAAATCAGAGTTTATACTTAACTGTTAACAGCAATAACCCTGCTTCAGTTGATTTATCAAAGATTGTTGCAGAGCTGAAAAAAACATGTTCTTCAATTAAGTTGAAACGAAGCGATGAAAATACGAATGCTGTTGAGGCTTCATTTTATGTTGAGTTTGATGATATTGAACAATTGGAAAAAACCAAGCAAGCATTAAAAAGTATCCATCCATCTGTTTCTGTTACTTTTATGGATAATACACGTGATTTTTAG
- a CDS encoding O-antigen ligase family protein has product MLTYYKENIQLFVILFIWLAVGMYGGPIIYLVLPLTLILMKQKEMYEELLLGYLFILILSDSLDFHLDFAKNVKNIYIVLLSVFVLFDKENFRPLNELYKIFIPFFLFSSFTMLFSVTDSFFFTSVQKTLSYFLTFLIIPTLISKLYRQHGEQFLRRFLFFSLTFLFAGFILKFLAHDVAYLITGRYRGVLGSPNGLGTFSFLLFVVFFVVDNFWPLLFSKREKIIAYAAILLSVYMAGSRNSILSVLIFFIFQRFFSISPFIGFLVFSVTLVVSELITTNITAVVVSLGLENLFRINTLEDGSGRYIAWDFAWKQIQHHFFIGKGFAYNEFYMRQYYHELQRMGHQGGIHNSFLTFWMDQGLIGLLIYLRSYILIFMKASKISKFAFPIMFAIVFSAMFESWLVGSLSAFAFLGIFIFTIISEDYHKVSTPAVEPALELN; this is encoded by the coding sequence GTGTTAACCTATTATAAAGAAAATATTCAACTTTTTGTTATCCTATTTATTTGGCTGGCAGTAGGGATGTATGGTGGTCCGATTATTTATCTTGTTTTGCCGTTAACACTCATCTTGATGAAGCAAAAGGAGATGTATGAGGAACTGCTTCTCGGATATCTTTTCATACTCATTCTTTCAGATAGTTTAGATTTTCATTTGGATTTTGCTAAAAATGTAAAAAACATTTACATCGTTCTTTTATCTGTCTTTGTTCTTTTCGATAAAGAAAATTTTAGACCTCTAAATGAATTGTATAAAATTTTTATTCCATTCTTTCTTTTTTCATCGTTTACAATGCTTTTTAGTGTCACAGATTCCTTCTTTTTTACGAGTGTCCAAAAAACATTATCCTATTTTCTTACTTTTCTAATCATTCCAACTCTAATTTCGAAATTGTACAGGCAACATGGTGAACAATTTTTGAGGCGATTTCTGTTTTTTTCGTTAACCTTTCTTTTTGCAGGCTTTATTTTGAAATTCTTGGCCCACGATGTTGCCTATTTGATCACAGGAAGATATAGAGGGGTATTAGGCAGTCCGAATGGACTTGGAACCTTTAGTTTTTTACTTTTTGTGGTGTTTTTTGTAGTGGACAATTTTTGGCCATTATTATTTTCAAAACGAGAAAAAATAATTGCTTATGCTGCGATATTACTTTCTGTATATATGGCCGGATCTAGAAACTCTATTCTATCGGTATTAATCTTCTTTATTTTTCAGCGCTTTTTCAGCATCTCTCCTTTTATTGGATTTTTGGTCTTTTCTGTTACCTTAGTCGTTTCTGAATTGATAACAACCAACATTACAGCGGTGGTTGTTTCATTAGGACTTGAAAATCTGTTCCGGATAAACACACTGGAAGATGGAAGTGGTAGATACATCGCATGGGATTTCGCCTGGAAACAGATTCAACATCATTTTTTTATTGGAAAAGGTTTTGCGTACAACGAATTTTATATGCGCCAATATTATCATGAATTGCAACGAATGGGACATCAAGGTGGTATCCATAATTCATTCCTTACATTTTGGATGGATCAAGGCTTGATCGGATTGCTAATTTATTTAAGGTCATACATTTTAATCTTCATGAAGGCCTCTAAGATTTCGAAATTTGCTTTTCCTATCATGTTTGCGATTGTTTTTTCTGCCATGTTTGAATCTTGGCTAGTCGGCTCTTTAAGTGCTTTTGCCTTTTTGGGCATCTTTATTTTTACAATTATATCAGAAGATTATCATAAAGTATCTACACCAGCTGTCGAACCAGCGTTAGAACTGAATTAA
- the rffA gene encoding dTDP-4-amino-4,6-dideoxygalactose transaminase, with protein MIPFNKPYYSGKEKRYISKAMETKTLTGDMKMIRDCEELLENQYGFEKVFLTNSCTMALEMAALIADIQPGDEVILPSYTFVSTANAFALRGAKLLFLDSKQNHPNMDETELESLISDKTKAIVVVHYAGVANDFEVIQKIAQKHNLTIIEDAAQCIDSFYKDKPLGTLGDISCFSFHETKNIHCGEGGFIAINNPKLITKAEVVRNKGTNRAAFTKGEIAKYEWVDLGYSSIPSSITAAFLFSQLEKIDKVQKRRLKLWKNYFKKLKHLQKSKQIELPVIPKYASNNAHIFYFVCASNDERNRLISFLNQEGVQAVFHYQSLHSSPFYKLKHDGRSLRNSDKYSERLVRLPLFFDLMTEEQELIISKVIEFYSK; from the coding sequence ATGATTCCGTTTAATAAGCCATATTATTCCGGAAAGGAGAAACGTTACATTTCCAAAGCAATGGAAACAAAAACGCTTACCGGTGATATGAAAATGATTCGCGATTGTGAAGAATTGCTTGAAAATCAATATGGTTTCGAAAAAGTTTTTTTAACGAATTCCTGCACAATGGCACTTGAAATGGCAGCACTGATTGCTGACATTCAACCCGGTGATGAAGTTATTTTACCCTCTTATACGTTCGTATCAACAGCAAATGCTTTTGCCTTAAGAGGTGCAAAGCTTTTGTTTTTAGATAGTAAGCAGAATCATCCCAATATGGATGAAACAGAATTGGAAAGTTTGATTTCTGATAAAACGAAAGCCATTGTTGTTGTTCATTATGCAGGTGTAGCGAATGATTTTGAAGTGATTCAGAAAATCGCTCAAAAACATAACTTAACGATTATAGAAGATGCAGCTCAGTGCATTGATTCCTTTTATAAGGATAAGCCTTTAGGAACATTGGGTGATATTTCTTGCTTTTCATTTCATGAAACAAAAAATATTCATTGCGGAGAAGGTGGTTTTATTGCCATTAATAATCCAAAATTAATCACGAAAGCTGAAGTTGTTCGAAATAAAGGGACGAATAGGGCTGCTTTTACAAAAGGTGAAATTGCGAAGTATGAATGGGTGGATTTAGGTTATTCTTCCATACCAAGTTCAATTACAGCAGCCTTTCTGTTTTCGCAATTAGAAAAAATTGACAAAGTCCAAAAGAGGCGATTGAAACTTTGGAAAAATTATTTTAAAAAGTTAAAGCATCTGCAGAAGTCCAAACAGATTGAGTTGCCAGTAATTCCAAAATATGCTTCAAATAATGCTCACATTTTTTATTTTGTTTGTGCATCAAACGATGAACGGAATAGATTGATTTCATTTTTAAATCAGGAAGGGGTTCAAGCCGTTTTTCATTACCAATCATTACATTCAAGTCCTTTTTACAAATTAAAGCATGATGGTAGAAGCTTAAGAAATTCTGATAAATACAGCGAAAGGCTTGTCCGATTGCCACTTTTTTTTGATTTAATGACAGAAGAACAGGAATTGATTATTTCTAAAGTTATAGAGTTTTATTCGAAATAA
- a CDS encoding glycosyltransferase family 4 protein, translating to MKIALLTDGISPYVIGGMQKHSFYLAKYLSKNKIYVDLYHMNQSNLNIHDLAVFTEEEKKFITSIVLPFPKLDQFPGHYVRESYRYSELIFNEIKKKLNTYDFIYTKGFSGWKLIEEKQKGLACPSIGVKFHGYEMFQDAPDFKTKLQHLLLRRSVKWINQHADFVFSYGGKITEIIKSLNVSVDRIIEIPTGIEPSWMTNNPVITNPVKRFVFIGRQERRKGIEELTTVLSKILNTHNFVFEFIGPIDAKKRIVASNIVYHGELRDIQQIKNILQHADVLVCPSHSEGMPNVIMEGMASGLAVLATDVGAVREELKAGNGILIRPSSIEALEKAIVTFIDMSQEDLTKMKRSSIDSIKLNFLWDDIILETIDRIKTAIKS from the coding sequence ATGAAAATTGCATTACTTACCGATGGAATCAGTCCATATGTGATAGGTGGAATGCAAAAGCATTCATTTTATCTGGCAAAGTATCTTTCCAAAAACAAAATTTATGTGGATCTCTACCACATGAATCAAAGTAATTTGAATATTCATGATTTGGCTGTTTTTACTGAAGAGGAAAAGAAATTCATCACTTCCATCGTACTTCCATTTCCAAAGCTGGATCAATTTCCCGGTCATTATGTTCGTGAATCCTACCGTTATTCCGAGCTAATTTTTAATGAAATAAAGAAAAAGTTAAATACCTATGATTTTATCTATACAAAAGGGTTTAGTGGTTGGAAGTTAATTGAAGAAAAGCAGAAAGGTTTAGCATGTCCATCTATCGGGGTTAAATTTCACGGATATGAAATGTTTCAAGATGCTCCAGATTTTAAAACCAAGTTGCAGCATCTGTTATTGAGAAGATCTGTTAAATGGATAAATCAACATGCAGATTTTGTTTTTTCCTATGGTGGAAAAATTACGGAGATTATTAAAAGCTTGAATGTTTCTGTGGATAGAATTATTGAAATTCCTACAGGTATTGAACCCAGCTGGATGACAAACAATCCGGTTATCACCAATCCGGTAAAAAGATTTGTTTTTATTGGCCGGCAAGAGCGCAGAAAGGGTATTGAAGAGTTAACAACGGTACTTAGTAAGATTTTGAATACTCATAATTTTGTTTTTGAGTTTATCGGGCCTATTGATGCAAAAAAACGAATTGTAGCTTCCAACATTGTTTATCATGGTGAGTTAAGAGATATTCAACAGATAAAAAACATTTTGCAACATGCTGATGTTTTGGTTTGTCCGAGTCATTCCGAAGGAATGCCGAATGTAATTATGGAAGGAATGGCAAGCGGTTTGGCTGTTTTGGCAACAGATGTTGGTGCTGTTCGTGAAGAGCTTAAAGCAGGAAATGGTATTTTGATTCGTCCTTCCTCAATTGAAGCGCTTGAAAAGGCGATTGTAACGTTTATTGATATGTCACAAGAGGACCTTACCAAAATGAAAAGGTCTTCCATTGATAGTATAAAACTTAATTTTTTGTGGGATGACATTATTTTGGAGACAATTGACCGCATTAAAACAGCTATAAAATCCTAA
- a CDS encoding acyltransferase: MKFSRTIPKNIPVINSYRAIGILIVCFAHYICNITGFFESPILPYLHSFGYAAVIVFFTISGFVIPWWLHNCNYKINDYGRFVARRMLRIEPPFIVALALAILYTYVRTTSPYYNGVDTIPSIKRILLHLGYLIPFVENERWIRDSYWTLAIECQWYLVMGLVYPLFFNKNQIVRFASYFVALIPCYFINNYLFQYFPVLLMGSLLCSYATNTIEKREYLIIAIAYFIFIFFRANPLTAISALVIIPLLLLFAGYNNPKLNVIGNMSYSIYLMHSLSGTALINYFSHTVHHPFMKIIVVIAGVVFTLITSYIFYRLVEKPAHKISLKVAVNEYEFKQKQK, encoded by the coding sequence ATGAAATTTAGTAGAACGATTCCTAAAAATATCCCGGTAATTAATTCTTACAGGGCTATTGGTATTTTGATTGTTTGTTTTGCACATTACATCTGTAATATTACAGGTTTTTTTGAAAGTCCCATTCTTCCATATCTTCACAGTTTTGGATATGCTGCAGTAATTGTGTTTTTTACGATTTCGGGATTTGTAATCCCTTGGTGGTTGCATAATTGTAATTATAAAATCAACGATTACGGACGATTTGTTGCAAGGCGAATGCTGCGTATTGAGCCACCTTTTATTGTTGCTTTGGCTTTAGCAATTCTCTACACCTATGTTCGAACTACCAGTCCGTATTATAATGGGGTAGATACAATTCCTTCTATTAAAAGAATTTTGTTGCATTTGGGCTATTTAATTCCGTTTGTTGAAAACGAACGATGGATTCGAGATTCATATTGGACATTAGCGATAGAATGTCAATGGTATTTAGTAATGGGATTGGTTTATCCATTGTTTTTTAATAAAAATCAGATTGTGCGTTTCGCCTCTTATTTTGTAGCCCTGATTCCTTGTTATTTTATTAATAATTATTTATTTCAATACTTTCCAGTTCTACTTATGGGTTCTCTTTTGTGTTCATATGCTACCAACACAATTGAAAAACGCGAGTATTTAATCATTGCGATCGCTTATTTTATTTTTATATTTTTTAGGGCGAATCCTTTAACTGCAATCAGTGCATTGGTAATTATTCCATTGTTGTTATTGTTTGCAGGGTATAACAATCCAAAGTTGAATGTTATCGGAAATATGTCCTATTCGATTTATTTGATGCATAGTTTATCAGGCACCGCCTTGATTAATTATTTTTCACATACAGTTCATCATCCTTTTATGAAAATTATAGTGGTGATTGCCGGTGTTGTTTTTACACTTATAACGTCTTATATTTTTTATAGGTTAGTGGAAAAACCTGCTCATAAAATATCACTGAAAGTTGCAGTGAATGAGTATGAATTTAAGCAGAAACAAAAATAA
- a CDS encoding VTC domain-containing protein has protein sequence MSQLTSNQTEELRHERKFSISDYSALEVEQIIKYNPACFSEIYHPRQINNIYFDSLGYTSYYENVDGERDRVKARIRWYGELFGRVEKPILEFKIKKGLLGKKDFFELAPFQLDDSFSKQTIVDALKNERVPLDIRNTLLAMQPSLLNSYSRKYFISADKNFRLTIDTQLQFYRISYQQNLFVNTVVDHKSVVLELKYDSQYENEAKEIGSRFPFSLTKNSKYLQGVEKVLF, from the coding sequence ATGTCGCAATTAACCTCTAACCAAACAGAAGAGCTTCGTCATGAGCGGAAATTTTCCATCTCTGATTATTCGGCATTAGAAGTAGAACAAATTATAAAATATAATCCAGCTTGTTTTTCTGAAATTTATCATCCGCGGCAAATAAATAATATTTATTTTGATTCACTCGGCTATACCAGTTATTACGAGAATGTTGATGGAGAGCGGGATAGAGTGAAGGCACGCATTCGTTGGTATGGCGAATTGTTCGGACGCGTAGAAAAACCAATTTTAGAATTTAAAATTAAGAAAGGCTTATTGGGTAAAAAGGATTTTTTTGAACTAGCTCCTTTTCAGTTAGATGATTCATTTTCTAAACAAACGATTGTAGATGCATTAAAAAATGAGCGAGTTCCCCTTGATATTCGAAATACTTTGTTGGCAATGCAGCCATCCTTGTTGAATTCCTATTCTCGCAAGTATTTTATTTCAGCGGATAAAAACTTTAGATTAACAATCGATACTCAACTTCAGTTTTATCGCATTTCGTATCAGCAAAATCTTTTTGTGAATACCGTTGTTGATCACAAATCGGTTGTACTTGAACTAAAATATGATTCACAGTATGAAAATGAGGCTAAAGAAATTGGTAGTCGTTTCCCTTTTTCTTTAACGAAAAATTCAAAATATTTACAAGGTGTTGAAAAGGTGCTGTTTTAA
- a CDS encoding CotH kinase family protein, translated as MTLIFVLTLIFSFWYSLKYSGSKKNDSPELIFSNALIVPDCSAQGGFYNEPITLSLSAGIPNLKIYFTTDGSEPTLKSEVYDRPIVIQDITSNRNNLSAIPTSPRWKPPLGDVFKGTIIRAITVDALNHKSAELKRSFFVMSNKSNYSLPVISMIINQKDFFGYNKGIYVLGKTYLDKDNYIRKQLRLDLPWWEYPANYMLRGSDAERDAFIELYEPNGKLGFQSNVGIRINGNATRGFPQKSLRVCYRSKYGQPVLDYNLFSSNPVKRFNSFVLRNSGNDGNKTMFRDAFMQSLMKNTHVDIQDNRQAVVFINGEYWGIHNIRERFDENYLVNKYHLTVDSLSILELNGTVVYGEKHSATHFEELIDFVKKNDLSKPENYQFISDRIDVQSFQDFIISNVFFCNSDWPNNNVKFWRYTGGDDSDTISVRDGRWRWILFDTDWGFGYNESGQANANLLKRATHIGNVGVLFDGLLKNETFKAQFLQRFQELLNTTFESNHMLEVINEFETTLKPEIQEHINRWRAIESLDQWKLNVAVMKDFAQKRPRFQAEQLNTFFELQGKQQITIKSSSKAH; from the coding sequence GTGACACTAATTTTTGTTTTAACGCTGATTTTTTCATTTTGGTATAGCTTAAAATATTCTGGTTCGAAAAAGAATGATAGCCCGGAGTTGATCTTCTCCAATGCTTTAATTGTGCCGGATTGCTCGGCACAAGGTGGGTTTTACAATGAGCCAATTACTTTAAGTTTATCCGCGGGTATTCCTAATTTAAAAATATATTTTACCACAGATGGATCTGAACCCACGTTGAAAAGTGAGGTTTATGATCGCCCGATTGTAATTCAAGATATTACAAGCAATAGGAATAATTTATCAGCCATTCCGACTTCTCCTAGATGGAAGCCACCGCTAGGTGATGTATTTAAAGGAACTATCATACGAGCTATAACGGTTGATGCCCTGAATCATAAAAGTGCAGAATTGAAAAGAAGCTTTTTTGTAATGTCCAACAAAAGTAATTATTCATTGCCGGTTATCTCAATGATCATTAATCAGAAAGATTTTTTTGGATACAACAAAGGGATTTATGTGCTAGGAAAAACCTATCTGGATAAAGATAATTATATCCGAAAACAGCTTCGTTTGGATTTGCCATGGTGGGAATATCCAGCAAATTATATGCTTCGAGGATCGGATGCTGAGCGAGATGCTTTTATAGAGCTATATGAACCAAATGGTAAATTAGGTTTTCAGTCCAATGTTGGTATTCGTATCAATGGAAATGCTACCCGAGGTTTTCCGCAAAAATCATTACGTGTTTGTTATAGAAGTAAATACGGACAGCCTGTTTTAGACTATAATTTGTTTTCGTCAAATCCTGTAAAACGCTTCAATTCATTTGTTTTAAGAAATTCTGGTAACGATGGTAATAAAACGATGTTTCGAGATGCGTTTATGCAATCCTTAATGAAAAATACACATGTGGATATTCAAGACAATCGTCAAGCAGTGGTTTTTATTAATGGTGAATATTGGGGTATTCATAATATTCGTGAACGTTTTGATGAGAATTACCTGGTAAATAAATATCATTTGACGGTTGATTCACTTTCAATTCTTGAGTTGAATGGGACAGTTGTTTATGGTGAGAAACATTCGGCAACACATTTTGAAGAGTTGATTGATTTTGTTAAAAAAAATGACCTCTCAAAACCTGAAAATTATCAATTTATCTCTGATCGAATAGATGTACAAAGCTTTCAAGATTTTATTATTTCCAATGTTTTCTTTTGTAATAGCGATTGGCCAAATAATAATGTTAAATTTTGGAGATATACAGGTGGGGATGATTCAGATACTATCTCGGTTCGTGATGGTCGATGGCGATGGATATTGTTTGATACCGATTGGGGATTTGGATATAATGAATCCGGGCAAGCAAATGCGAATTTATTAAAAAGAGCAACCCATATCGGGAATGTAGGCGTTTTGTTTGATGGCTTATTAAAAAATGAGACATTTAAAGCGCAATTTTTACAGCGGTTTCAAGAGCTTTTAAATACAACTTTTGAGTCAAACCATATGTTGGAAGTGATAAACGAATTTGAAACGACTTTGAAGCCTGAAATCCAAGAGCATATTAATCGTTGGAGAGCCATTGAGAGCCTCGATCAATGGAAGTTGAATGTTGCTGTAATGAAGGATTTTGCTCAAAAAAGGCCTAGATTTCAAGCCGAACAGTTAAATACGTTTTTTGAACTTCAAGGAAAACAACAAATTACGATAAAAAGCAGCTCAAAAGCCCATTAA
- a CDS encoding CotH kinase family protein, producing MEIESSNKRSNYFKRLTIKKYFLLFTLVVILVGGYFASKKVQTKGYSGILDFVSTVTSNYFDGLNAHPEEISIEIKEDDYKKLEKNRKRALERGVIINDMDGEYVSATIFYNGKKIDVKLRLKGHMTDHLQNDKWSFRIKTKGNDDFMGMKRFSIQHPGTRGYIYEWIYHELMKQEDIIALRYKFINVKVNGNDWGVYAVEENFESELVENNNRKTGPILRFNPDLYWINRYNMMIKESASDEYASYYSANPEAYRENKVLGDSIQYRYYLKAIGLIEGLRSRTIAVEDAFDIPRLAKFHAIIDLVGGTHSIDWSDIKYYYNPVTSRLEPVAYESFTNLDSRNLSCLYKYSQIDSGAYYSDWHTMIFSNPIFFKEYLKQLERISTSEYLDSFFNKSNITLNENLAIIHKEFPYKKFESSAYYKRQKMISKIIDSPKPLHAYLKKIEGNTLKIQIAAIDALPVIIKSVYIHPNILVNLRSQ from the coding sequence ATGGAAATTGAAAGTTCAAATAAACGGAGTAATTATTTTAAAAGGTTAACGATAAAAAAGTATTTCCTTTTGTTTACGTTGGTTGTTATTTTAGTTGGTGGCTATTTCGCTTCAAAAAAAGTACAAACGAAAGGTTATTCCGGTATTCTGGATTTTGTATCTACAGTAACATCAAATTATTTTGATGGCTTAAATGCGCATCCTGAAGAAATTTCCATTGAGATAAAAGAAGATGATTATAAGAAGCTAGAAAAAAACAGGAAACGAGCACTGGAGCGAGGCGTTATCATTAATGATATGGATGGTGAATATGTGTCAGCAACCATTTTTTATAATGGAAAGAAAATCGATGTGAAGCTTAGGCTAAAAGGACATATGACGGATCATTTGCAAAATGACAAATGGTCTTTCAGAATAAAAACAAAAGGGAATGATGATTTTATGGGAATGAAACGATTCTCCATTCAACATCCAGGTACACGTGGTTATATTTATGAATGGATTTATCATGAATTAATGAAGCAAGAAGATATCATTGCTTTGCGTTATAAATTTATAAATGTAAAAGTGAATGGTAACGATTGGGGCGTGTATGCAGTAGAAGAGAATTTTGAAAGTGAACTTGTTGAAAATAACAATCGTAAGACGGGCCCGATTTTACGATTTAATCCCGATTTGTATTGGATTAACAGATACAATATGATGATTAAGGAATCGGCAAGCGATGAATATGCCTCCTACTACTCCGCAAATCCGGAAGCGTATCGTGAGAATAAAGTGTTGGGGGACAGTATTCAGTATCGCTATTATTTGAAAGCTATTGGCTTGATAGAAGGGTTGCGAAGCAGAACCATTGCGGTTGAAGATGCGTTCGATATTCCTCGTTTAGCAAAGTTTCATGCTATTATAGATTTAGTGGGAGGGACACACAGTATCGATTGGAGTGACATAAAATATTATTATAATCCTGTTACATCACGACTTGAACCTGTTGCCTACGAAAGTTTCACAAATCTCGATTCACGAAATCTTTCGTGTTTGTATAAGTATAGCCAAATTGATAGCGGAGCTTATTATTCAGATTGGCATACGATGATTTTTAGCAATCCGATATTTTTTAAGGAATATTTGAAACAGCTGGAGCGTATTTCAACTTCGGAATATTTAGATTCTTTTTTTAATAAATCTAACATTACCTTGAACGAAAATTTAGCAATTATTCATAAAGAATTTCCTTATAAAAAATTTGAAAGTAGTGCTTATTACAAACGTCAAAAAATGATTTCCAAAATCATTGATTCTCCGAAACCATTACATGCGTATCTTAAGAAGATTGAAGGGAACACACTAAAGATCCAAATTGCTGCAATTGATGCACTTCCAGTGATCATTAAGTCGGTGTACATTCATCCGAATATTCTGGTAAATCTGAGAAGTCAATAA